CCAGCGCCAGTCCGATGCCGGAGGTCGAGCCGGAGACGACCGCGACCCGGCCCTTGAGATCGTTCATGGCGAACATGAAGCTGCTTCCACCCATTAGAATATTTGGTTTGGGGCGGAGCCTAGCGACAGACGAAGCGTCTGGCGATCAGGAATTTCCTTCTCTGATGAATATCCAGTCGGAATCGGTGGAAAGGCTCTTGTCGAACCGATAGCCGTCGCGGTCGAAGGCCTTGAGATCCTCGACCTTTTCCAGCCGGTTCTCGATGGCGAAGCGGGCCATGCCGCCGCGCGCCTTCTTGGCGTAGAAGGAGATGATGCGGGCCTCGCCGTCCTTCCGCTCCTTGAAGTGGGGGGTCACGACCGGCAGCTTCAGCGCCTTGGCGTCGACCGCGCCGAAATATTCGTGGCTGGCCAGGTTCACCAGGGTGCGTTCGGGCAGCTTTTCAGCGTCCTCGTTCAGACGCAACGAGATGCGCTCGCCCCAGAAGTCGTACAGGGTGGCGCCGCGCTTGGTCTTCAGCCGAACGCCCATTTCAAGGCGATAGGGCTGGATGGCGTCCAGCGGCCGCAGCAGGCCGTAGAAGCCCGACAGGATGCGCAGGTGATCCTGCGCCCAGGCCAGGTCGTCGGGCGACAGGGTGCGGGCCGACAGGCCTTCATAGACGTCGCCGGCAAAGGCGAAGACGGCCTGCAGCGCGCCTTCGGACGTGTCGTTGTCGAAGGCCTGGA
The nucleotide sequence above comes from Brevundimonas naejangsanensis. Encoded proteins:
- the yaaA gene encoding peroxide stress protein YaaA, which gives rise to MLIVLSPAKKLDFNPPALDVPATPRRCADETVELAKVTRQLSRADLRRLLSISDALAELNYQRFQAFDNDTSEGALQAVFAFAGDVYEGLSARTLSPDDLAWAQDHLRILSGFYGLLRPLDAIQPYRLEMGVRLKTKRGATLYDFWGERISLRLNEDAEKLPERTLVNLASHEYFGAVDAKALKLPVVTPHFKERKDGEARIISFYAKKARGGMARFAIENRLEKVEDLKAFDRDGYRFDKSLSTDSDWIFIREGNS